The DNA window TGGCAGCCAGCAAGCACGCCACCGCTTGCGTTCTTGCGCGCGCGGGCATTCCGGTGGTGCCGACTTTCGCGCCTGGCGAAGCGCTGCCGGACATTGCCGGCCCCTGGGTGGTCAAGCCCGACGATGGCGCAGGCTGCGAGGGCGCCCGGCGGGTGGCGGACGTGCGCGCCGCTCGCCATCAGCTCATGGCCGCAGCAGCGGCGCTGGTTGCCCAACCCTGGATCGAAGGCGAGCCCGCCAGCCTCTCGTTGCTGGTTTTCCCGGACGGCCGCGTAGAGTTGCTCGCCTGCAATCGCCAGCACGTCGCCTTGCGCGGCGAACGCCTCGTTTTGGCGGGCGTTACCGTCAATGCGACCGCGGACACGGACGGCCGCATGCGGGGCCTGGCCCAGCGCATCGTGCGGGCGATCCCGGGGCTTGCGGGCTTCGTGGGCGTGGATTACCTCCTGACCGCGGACGGTCCGCTGGTCCTCGAGGTCAATCCCCGACTCACCACGTCCTACTGCGGGCTCAAGTCGGCCCTGGGTGTCAACCCGGCGGCTCTGCTCTTGGGCGCAGGGGTAGAGCCCGAACGCCTCGGCACGGCGACCGGGCCGGTGACGCTGACGTTGGACGCCGCCCATGCCTGAGCCCGCAGTCATCGGATGGGACGTGGGCGGGGCCCATCTCAAGGCCGCCGCCGTCGGGCACGACCTGGCCGTGCTCGAGGTCATGCAGCTGCCTTGCCCTCTGTGGCGGGGCCTCGACCCCTTGATGGCGGCGGTGGACCAGGTGCTTGAGCGCACCGGCGGGGCTGCTTGCCACGCGCTCACCATGACCGGCGAGATGGCGGATCTGTTTCAGGACCGGGCCGAAGGCGTTGCGCGGCTGGTGGATTTGTTGCAACAGCGGCTCGCCGGCAGCCGGACGCGCTTTTTTGCCGGTACGGGCTTCCTAGACGCCACGCATGCCAAGCGCATGCCGCAGCGGGTGGCCTCCGCCAACTGGCTGGCCTCAGCCCGCTTCGTCGCGCACCGGCTCAAGGATGGGCTCCTCATCGACGTCGGCAGCACGACGACGGACATCGTTCCCATCGCCGACCATGAAGTACGCGCCCGGGGCTACGACGATTTCCAGCGCCTGGTGGCGGGCGAGCTCGTCTATACGGGCGTGGTGCGCACGCCCGTCATGGCCCTCGCCCGGCGAGTGCCCTTCGAGGGACGCCAGGTGCCGCTCATGGCGGAGCTCTTCGCGACGATGGCTGACGTGCACCGCCTGACGGGCGCCCTACCGGAGCACGCGGATCAGTGGCCCGCGGCTGACGGGGGGGAAAAGAGCGTGGAGGGCAGCGCACGGCGGCTTGCCCGCATGATCGGGCGCGATGCCGCTTCCGCGCTACCGGCCGCTTGGCGGCGGCTCGCGAGCTGGTTGGCGCGGCGGCAGCAAGACCAGATCGAGGCCGCCTGCCGCCGAGTCCTGGCTGCGGCCGCCCTCGGACGAGCGGCGCCTGTCGTGGGGGCGGGGGTGGGCCGCTTCGTGGCAGTGCGGGTAGCGGCACGGCTGGAGCGGCCCTATTGCGACTTCGCCCGTCTGTTCGACCGCGTTCGAGCCGATCCGGACTGGCTTGCCAGCTGCGCGCCAGCCGTGGCGGTGGCGTGCCTGGCTGCCGAAGAGGCTTGAAAGGGAGGGGGCAATGTGGGTGGTTAAACTCGGCGGCAGCCTCGCGGGAGAGGCGGTGCTCAGGGATTGGCTGGAAATGCTGGCCGGCTATGGGGGAGGGCAAGTCGTCATCGTTCCCGGTGGCGGACCCTTCGCCGACCAGGTCCGCGAGGCCCAGGACGGGTGGCGCTTCGACGATGGAACCGCCCATCGCATGGCGCTGCTGGCCATGGAACAATACGGGCTCATGCTCACCGGCATCTGTCCTGAGCTGGTGCCGGCGGACTCCAGGCAGGAACTGCTCGGAGCGCTCAGGGCGGGCCGCGTGGCCGTGTGGTTGCCGACGAAGATGGCGCTGGCGGCCGATGAAATTCCCCACAGTTGGGATGTGACGTCCGACAGCCTGGCGGCCTGGCTCGCCAACCACGTGAGCGCGGAGCGGCTGGTGCTGGTCAAGCCGTTCGCGCCGGCCCAACTTGAGGTCGAAGCGGAAGAAATGAGCCGCCGG is part of the Pelomicrobium methylotrophicum genome and encodes:
- a CDS encoding ATP-grasp domain-containing protein, with amino-acid sequence MRVFLYEHVTGGGLMGQPLPASLAREGEMMLRAALDDLTQLPGVEVVISRDPRLPSLTEAAAVLRPAPGESWRALYLRGLALAELVWPIAPETGGVLETLTQYAVAEGRRLLGCTPQAVRVAASKHATACVLARAGIPVVPTFAPGEALPDIAGPWVVKPDDGAGCEGARRVADVRAARHQLMAAAAALVAQPWIEGEPASLSLLVFPDGRVELLACNRQHVALRGERLVLAGVTVNATADTDGRMRGLAQRIVRAIPGLAGFVGVDYLLTADGPLVLEVNPRLTTSYCGLKSALGVNPAALLLGAGVEPERLGTATGPVTLTLDAAHA
- a CDS encoding hydantoinase/oxoprolinase family protein; amino-acid sequence: MPEPAVIGWDVGGAHLKAAAVGHDLAVLEVMQLPCPLWRGLDPLMAAVDQVLERTGGAACHALTMTGEMADLFQDRAEGVARLVDLLQQRLAGSRTRFFAGTGFLDATHAKRMPQRVASANWLASARFVAHRLKDGLLIDVGSTTTDIVPIADHEVRARGYDDFQRLVAGELVYTGVVRTPVMALARRVPFEGRQVPLMAELFATMADVHRLTGALPEHADQWPAADGGEKSVEGSARRLARMIGRDAASALPAAWRRLASWLARRQQDQIEAACRRVLAAAALGRAAPVVGAGVGRFVAVRVAARLERPYCDFARLFDRVRADPDWLASCAPAVAVACLAAEEA